The nucleotide sequence TAGATGCCTTCGACTCTCCCTTCTCAGCCCCTACTTCTGTCTCTCAATAGAGAATACCTCTTTATTGAGACTCTTCAGTGGGGTCCAGTTGACACTCACTTGGAATTCTTGAAGGAAGTGGAGGATGGGATAAAACTTAAAGCTAGATGATTCCTTTCTGGCCCCAATGCATGAATGAAGCATTTATTGAGAGATTGCTGTGTGTCTCACTGTCACTCCTTTTATTGGAATGCTGTAAAATGGCTTTAAGACTGACTTCCTGCCCTTGAGGGGTCTATAACTTTTCCACTGAAAAGCAGGCTAACGTGCATGTAGTACTTAAAGAATGATATAAAGCTGTCTCTTGTTAGATGTTAAGTAGTAGGATACAAATATAACTTCCTAGGGTCTTTGGGAATATTTCATAAGGGAAGAAGTTGAAGAATGTTAggatttggaaggaaaaaaggagatgAGAGAACATAGGAGTTTGGAAAAATTTCTTTGCAGGAACTTGAACACACTGCTACATGCTGAGCATAAAGAGCTTTGGGTAAGAGAAAGGAGTCAGCTGGTCTGGTGTGAAGCTCCTTTTGTGGTTGGCCACCCCCTGATAGTTCTCGATGATGTATAGCAACTCTGGTTTAGGTCAGGGCGATGCTGAGATCCGAGTGGTTCTGATAAGCATCTTGAGCACAGAGCAGGGCTGGAGTTAAGGTCAGTCCAGAACAAGCTTGCACCAAGGGGCATCTGCTCAAAAGAGAAAGGACATGGGAACATGGGATGATGGAGAGGTAGAAAGTGCTCATAAAGATGGATGTCCATCTGCTACTAGATTTTGGTAGCCATCTAGGAATGACAGAGAAATGAAGGAAGCTTCCCCTTTAGGATGCTTTCTGTTGTTTGAGTAGAGAAAGGGTTACAGTGGGAAGGTGATACTGAACTACAGCAGATGCTCCCCAGGAGAGGGTTTGTCTGCGGTGGGGTCTAAAAGGAAGAGTGATTGACaggtacacactgttatatttagaaaggataaccagcaaggacctgctgtagagcacagggaactctgcttgatattatgtggcagcctggatgggaggggagtttgggggagaatgaatacatgtatatgtatggctgagtccctttgctgtccaactgaaactatcacaacattgtaaatcggctatactctgatataaaaaaaaaagttaaaaaataaaatgaaaaaagaagagcaTATAAGATGGCATAAATTAACACACTGTGAGGCTCCGTTGAAAACTGGCCTTACTAGAACAGTGAGGAATACTGTGAGACCATTTTGAGGGTTGAGGACAAGGAAAaagaactgaatgaaagaaatagagggagGCCAGAAAAAATGGAGAGGCCAGTAAGTTCCAAGGAACCCCTGCCCTTGAATTTCCTCCCCCAAACCTCCACCACTGGAGCTCtttatccctaattttctttgactttcttctctgttttcacaCTGTATTCTATTTGTTAATTGCTTAATAtagacttggggcttcccaggtagtgcagtggtaaagaatctgcctgccagtgcaggagacataagagacacaggttcaatccctgggtcaggaagatcccatggaggaggaaatggcaacccactcctgtattcttgcctggagaatcccatggacagaggatccatggacaggctgcagtccatggggtcacaaagagttggacacaactgagcaactgagcgcaaaCATATTTCTACATGGCCTCATCATTATAGGTTCTTTCTCAACTTTAAAAATGTCTGTCCTTTTAGAATGtggtaaaggagaaaagtaacATGGCCTAGATGGGAGGTGAAGAAATATCTGTGGTCCAGCAGGAGAATTCAAAGGATCCAAACAAATACCCTTGATGTAATTGGTGATGTGAGCTCATCTTTAGTAGAAAATAGTGTTTCTGCCCTTTCTTGCCCACCTCGCTTTCAGTAACCCTTGGGTTGTTCCATAAAACAGAGGGAACAAGAATACTCATACCCTTTCTGTCTTGGCTTTATTTAGGAACATGTGGTtgtttatttaaatctttcaaaattGTTATGTATCTAAGTTACTGTTACCTTCTGCATGCCTTTATGTTGTTATTCTGTTTGTCAGGAGAACTTATAGATAATCTAcagaaaacaggagaaaggaaaggagatgaTAATGGTGAttttcagatcagttgctcagtcgtgtccgactctttgcgaccccatgaatcgaaaaaagtgaaattcgctcGGTCGAATTTCAGTCCAGTCAATGggctctttgtcaccccatgcactgcatagtctatggaattctccaggccagaatactagagtgggtagcctttcccttctccaggggatcttcccaacccagggattgaacccaggtctctatctttcattttgaaatacgTATCAATAgcttgggtttttcttaccttgggcatggggtatctcttcacggctgctccagcaaagcgcagccattgctccttaccttggacgaagggtatctcctcaaagccgcccttcctgaccttcaatgtgggatagctcctcaaggccctcctgcgcccgcgcagccacggctccttggatgtggggttggtcctcccggccaccgcccctggtcTCTGTTGTGCAGTTGCTCCTCCCCGCCGCCGCCCTTGacctcgggcttaggggcgtggggtagctcctcccgcccgtcacccctggcctcgggcttggggcatggggtatctcctctcggccgccgcccctgacctcgaacgcggggtaactcctctcgtcgcggcccctggcctccggcgtgggttgctcctcccggccgccgcccctggccctAACCTCGggcgcggggtaactcctctcgttgccgcccctggccttgggcgtgggttgctcctccctGCCGCCACTGGgatattccaaatcctgaaagatgatgctgtgaaagtgctgcactcaatatgccagcaaatttggaaaactcagcagtggccacaggactggaaaaggtcagttttcattccaatcccaaagagaggcaatgccaaagaatgctcaaactaccgcacaattgcactcatctcacatgctagtaaagtaatgcttaaaattctccaagccaggctttagcaatatgtgaaccgtgaacttcctgatgttcaagctggttttagaaaaggcagagaaaccagagatcaaattgccaacatccgctggatcatagaaaaagcaagagagttccagaaaaacatctatttctgctttattgactatgccaaagcctttgactgtgtggatcacaataaactgtggaaaattctgaaagagatgggaataccagaccacctgatctgcctcttgataaatctgtatgcaggtcaggaagcaacagttagaactggacatggaacaacagactggttccaaataggaaaaggagtatgtcaaggctgtatattgtcaccctgtttatttaacttatatgcagagtacatcatgagaaatgctggactggaagaaacacaaactggaatcaagattgccaggagacatatcaataacctcagatatgcagatgacaccacccttatggcagaaagtgaagaggaactcaaaatcctcttgatgaaagtgaaagtggagagtgaaatagttggcttaaggctcaacattcagaaaacgaagatcatggcatccggtcccaccacttcatgggaaatagatggggaaacagtggaaacagtggcagactttatttttttgggctccaaaatcactgcagatggtgactgcagccatgaaattaaaagacgcttactccttggaaggaaagttatgaccaatctagatagcatattcaaaagcagagacattactttgcgaacaaaggttcgtctagtcagaggctatggtttttcctgtggtcatgtatggatgtgagagttggactgtgaagaaggctgagcgccgaagaattgatgcttttgaactgtggtgttgcagaagactcttgagagtcccttggactgcaaggagatccaaccagtccattctgaagaagatcagccctgggatttctttggaaggaatgatgctaaagctgaaactccagtactttggccacatgatgtgaagagttgactcattggaaaagactgtgatgctgggagggattgggggcaggaggagaaggggacgacagaggatgagatggctggatggcgtcactgactcgatggatgtgagtctgagtgaactccgggagttggtgatggacagggaggcctggcatgctgcaattcatggggtcgaaaagagtcagacacgactgagcgactgatctgatctgatctgatcaatagCTTACAAGTTCTATCAAAATCTCAATTTATAGTCTAGATTCTTAAGCAGTTTTTAACTGTGGAAACTAGAACAGGGTTACCAGATTTGAGAATTAAgcactttataaatatatttataaaaatatatattttttataaatacacactttatataaaaaaaaaatcttgtcagTAATTGACGTGTCTTGTGTTCACAATCGTAGCCAGAGGTTCCATGAATTGGAGAAAAAGTTGTGTCTAAGCCATGCTTTCTGTTTTCTAGCTGTGGTATGCAATTCAGATCTAGGATGCATGACTTTCCCTTTATTATTGTCTATCATGTTTGTGTATATTTTGCCCATCACTACTAACTAATTCCTTTTGTAATTTTAGGATAGGTTGGCTGACATTTTTCCCATGTTTGAAAGGCTAGTTATATATTCTGTAATCtgtatgtggagaaaatggaattctTGATATTAAGATTGGTAAATTGATTTCTGGTAACCTAGTGGCTTGGGTGAATGGGCAAGGGTGGTATCAGTGACCATTTTGTATCCTAGCACAAGTGAGGGGAGTCTTAAGAAGGATACTAACCCAAAGGATTTTCTGCTTTTGGGAAGAAGAATTTTTATAAGAGGAATCTTGAATTGCTGTTGTACAGAcctcagaagaaaaaatattttatatgtataaaaatgatgGGAGTTTTATTATGTAGACGCACTTTTGATATTCTTGGAAGTGCAGAAAGCCTTCTTTCTTATATATTGAGatacactgaaaataaaagaaacaaaataatgagTCATTCTAAATAACATCCAAGTGGATAGGGAATCAAGGGAatttgagagaaataaaatgaatcttaCTTTGCATGTTGAAGATCCATTAACACTTCTATTTAGTTTCAGAAGAGAGGGGAAAGTGAATGTATTTCTGCTGATTTTGAAATTAGGGTTTTacaattcatctttttttccacAGAGCCCACTTGAATgaccttgaaaacattgtgcCATTTCTTGGTATTGGCCTTCTGTATTCCTTGAGTGGTCCAGACCTCTCTACAGCCATCCTGCACTTCAGACTCTTTGTCGGAGCACGAATCTACCACACGATTGCGTATTTGACACCCCTTCCCCAGCCAAATCGCGCTTTGGCTTTTTTCATTGGCTATGGAGTTACACTTTCAATGGCTTACAGATTGCTGAAGAGTAAACTGTACCTGTAAAGAGAATCATACAACTCATCATCCAATGATTTTCTAAAAATTCTGTACTTCCAATTTATAATGAATCCTTTTATGATTTTAAGCGGGAGGGAAGCAGAGAAATTAAGATAGAGAAAACCCAATCTGCATATTAATGCCACCAATAgcctttattcttattttgtatttacaCAGGacatttaacataatttttaattcctttgtcTTATTCATAAAGTACTTTGTCATAAATTTTGATTATAATTTGTAACATTTGTTCaacatatcatattttaaatctttaaaaagagtaAGTACATGTATGTTAAACCTGTATTTCAATATTGATGAAATGGGTATatgaaataaagaattcaaaggataatttcatttagttttatctttctcaaaatattttcagaagtttCAAGCTACAGAAAAGTAGTACCATGAACTTTTATATATGTTTCACCTAGATTTACGActtgttaacattttgccatatttgctttagTTCCATCACTCAATGTTTTTTCTGAACAAtttgaaagttgttcagttgctaagtcgtgtctgactcttttgggccccatggcctgtagcacaccaggcttccctgtccttcactatctctgggagtttgctcaaactcctgtccattgagtcagtgatgccatccaaccattttgaaAGTGAGCTGCTTGTAAGACACTTCACTTTAAATACTTCAACACGTATCTCCTATGTACAGACCAGTCTCCAAATAACCATATCATTATCACACCAAAGAAATTTAACTAAgatggtatagatgaacctatttgcagggaagaaaTAGAGATCtcacttggtgctctgtgatgacctagatggatgggatcggggtgggagggaggtccaagagggaagggatatttatgtatacatatagttgattcactttgaacagcagaaactaatgagacactttaaagcaattatactccaatttaaaaaaaaatataactcTAATACAATAgtattatttaacatatatagtGAGTAGgggaagttgctcggtcgtgtctgactctgtgaccctgtggactatacagtccatgaaattctctaggcaagaatactagagtgggtagctgttcccttctccaggggatcttcccaacccagggatcgaacccaggtctctcacacagATTGTTTATcggctgagccactagggaagcccattttaacatatatatttaacatacatAGTTCGTATTTAAAGTTTCCCTAATTTTCCCAATCATGTCCTTTATAACTATTTTTGATCTAGGAATCAGACAAGGACCTTACACTGCTTTTTGTTATCATTTCTATTTACTTTTCAATAAAATGgatgagtttattttattttatttttttgtcttttatgacaCTAGCATTTTTTGATGAGTTTGAGGCTGGTTTTACAGAGTGATCCTTAATCTGATTTGATTTTGtctattattttctcattcttgGGTTCAGATTAAACGTTTGGTAGTGTGTTCTTCAGATTACAGTACATTAATAGACATGTGTCAGTTTGTCCTGTTAGTGGTGATCAGTTTAGGAAGGTAGTATTGGTCAGGTTTATCCATTGTAAAGCTatctttttaactttataatcaTATTTGAGTGGTAAATTGAAACTGTGCAAATCCTGTCTTCCTATAAACTTTTACCCAATGGATCTAGCATCAAAAATGCTCAGTTTTGtttccatataaaaatatataatcataaaacATAAATGTTTACAAGCCTATAAAACACTGTATACATCTATAcacatttagatttttttgtcTTAAATGGAACTATGTGTACGTAAacctttttaataaatgatgagcatttaaaataatgatatttttcttATACTTGACATTTATATTATTAGTTTTTCTATCTCTTGATTGATCTTAATTCTAAATACATACTTCTTAAATAGTGCTTTTAGTGGCTCTCATAATTGTTCATTTAGGTTTACCACACAAAAGAAGAGTTACTATGTTGTATTATAAGTTTCATAATTTGATTAGCTCTTAAGTTCATGAAATGTTTTGGACAATTGACCATGAGAGTTCGGTACAagtttcattttacttcttttcctaatATTAAAAGCAGCTTTGCATATCAGGAAAGCTTTGTGCTGTAAATAATGGGAAAGACCATGAATTCAGAAGTGAAAAGTTCAAAATTTAAGGATTATCTCTACctgcataaacacacacacatgcacacacccaacCCTCTGGATTTGGGTAACCTATTA is from Bubalus bubalis isolate 160015118507 breed Murrah chromosome 4, NDDB_SH_1, whole genome shotgun sequence and encodes:
- the MGST1 gene encoding microsomal glutathione S-transferase 1 codes for the protein MASLSQLMENEVFMAFASYTTIVLSKMMFMSTATAFYRLTRKVFANPEDCVGFGKGENAKKYLRTDDRVERVRRAHLNDLENIVPFLGIGLLYSLSGPDLSTAILHFRLFVGARIYHTIAYLTPLPQPNRALAFFIGYGVTLSMAYRLLKSKLYL